The sequence aatattaaattaaaaatatatattatagataaaatatattattattaaatatatatatttataaggtTTGTAAGTTTTCAAGCTAACGGTTTAAGTTTGattcaaaaaattatttgagcTACTCAAGCACATATATAATAGCCGAATCGGCCGAGCTTGAGCTCCAAATCGAACTGGAGCAGCAGATCTATTTACACCCCTATTTCTACTGCGCGGAACTCAAATCCTAACGGAGTTCTTCCCCTGCTCCCTCGGTTGAGCCTGCAGTATGGCGATCCTCAGCCTCCGCTGGAGTACGGCCGGACCATGTACTCTGCCGTTTGTTCCTTTCCTTTCGGGCTGAGGCCATTCTCGGGAGAGAAGCGTGGCCACTCGAAGCCTGGAAATCTTTACTCGGCTCCTCAGATGAACAGTTAAAAATTTCGATCACTTGTCCAACCAGTGAAGATATTGGAACTATAATCGAAGAATGCAAGAAATGTGACCAATCGGCTGGCGATgtattctttcttttattgttatttttcatACGgacatttttcttttaaaacttCTCATCAAAATCAGTACGTGAAGAAATTACGCTGCATACCTAACTGCTATGGATAACATGGAAAGGTTGCTCAggcttttttttggtttttgttttagAAGAAAACGAgtaaaaaatttttcttgcgtCAAAAGCCATTCATGCTCAAGTGCAGGCTACTCCACACATACGTATGCTCGTTATATTCGACATGGTCATGCATTTGGGATGAGCTGCTCCTATAAAACAGTTCACAGAGCCCGTCCCTTGCTTCCAAGAGCTCTCCTGTTATTTCTCAAACATAGGTGATGGAATCCAAAGGTATCAGAGCCACTTTGGTCATAAGTTCTATGCTTATCTTgttgctcgggctcggctcagcACTGGATGACGAGTGCTATGATGAATGTTTCCGCTCATGCACACGTGATGGAGGGTCTGCATGGATTTGTCAGTATTCCTGCGAGGCGCTGTGTCGTGGTTCTACGTCCATGCCTCAGGTTGATCCCGGATGCAGCCTTCCATGCGTCGCATCCTCATGCCGCCATCTACAGCCAGGTATACATCATTATATATATGGTATTCTTACTTCCTCCCTCTCAGCAATCaactgcaccaagaacaccagcATCACAAGTTATGTGATGGTTATTAAATCAGCTAACTCGAAGCATTTGTTCATGTGAAAAAATTATGGCAACAATGTCCTCGAATAGCAAGCTTTTCTACTTGATTTTGATATTTTGTGTATCAATGCAGAGGTGAAGGGTATGGAAGCTTGTGTGGGTACCTGCTTCAAGAAATGCGTCAGACAGATGACTCCCTGAGTGAAATATAAGAGAGGAGGAGACTtaggaagaaaagaataaaataagctTTTCTCTGTAAAACAAAACGAatcacaaagaaagaaaagaaagaagttttCTTGTGCAGTGCATTAGAATCACATGAGATAATGGTGGCAGAAACTGGCAGCGTTGTAATAAGATATGTGAAATAGGAGGATATCCACCTACTGTTAATAAGATGCATCAACGGATCAGAGCTCTGGGAGTAGTTCAAATCACCAAATGAGATTAATTTATGAAGTGAATCATGACTTTGCCAATTCATTTAATTTCATACCTCTTCATTGACTATACCTCTACGTTAACAGCAAACATAAATACTTTATCAATATATCTATTTTCATTGTTGATTCATTCATATCTTATCAGGGGAAGAACTTAAACGTCCCAACCTTGAGCTAACTCTAGCAACTCAAAAGAATCATACTTGGATTTAATACACCTCAGTATCAAGGGGAAACACGTAAAAGTTACATCAGGTGGGCTCATGCATGCTTTTACCAAACAATGGACGTTCAGAATATCTAGCTAGTTAATAAGAATTGCCACATTCTCGAAAATAAATGCCGATTCAAATCTAGATACCACCAGAAAGTGATTGTGCAAACCTTGTTTTACGTAGTAAAATATGATGATATGTGGAAAGGCCGCTCATGCTCAAGTGCACGTACCATGTGCATGCATGTATCCTTGTCAGTGCGCCCAAATTGCCATGCATTTGGGATGATCCACTCCTATAATTCAGTGCAGAGAGCCTTTCCTTAAGAAAGAAGTTCTCAAATGCAGTCTTTCCATGCGTCACATCCTTGTGCCGCCGTCCAGACCCAGGTATgtgatctttcttttttcttcttcttcttcttcttcttcttcttcttcttcttcttcttcttcttctttcttttttttttttttttttggtaaaccggCTTCTCACTACATACGACGATGAGAGAGCCCAGAACTATCACAAAGCAAAACACGATCTAATGCCTGCGGCACATGATCGGAGGGACCCCAAAATACAAAACCAGAATGGTGGGCTgcataggaggcgacccagtccgcagccctgttcgcctcccgaaacACATGTGAAACCCGAAGTAAGTCTAGCTCCTCCCCCATGCTCCGGTTGTCCCGGAGTAATGGGTGCAAGTCCGACTTGGCATGTCGGCAGCGAATCCAGTCCACTACTGTGGTCGAGTCACCCTCTAGAAGAATCCGTCGGGCACCCAGGTATACTCTAGCATATATAGAAGTCCCTCCCATGTCGCGTGCAACTCCGTCACATAGACGGATCCATCAAAAGTGCGCCGGCCTCCGGCCACAATCAGTCTGGAGTcgtggtctctgatcacaaagcccACGCCACATCTGCTACCGCCCTCCGCTACGCTGCCATCGAAATTCACCTTTAGAGAACCAGGGGGTGGGGGCGCCCAGGATACCAGTGGTATCATCGCATATCTATGCGGGGAAGAAAAGGCGCCCCAGGTATCCCTATCATCTCCAGATGAAGAGTCAACTGCAGCGCTCACCAACTCAGCTGCATGTGCGTAAGCTCTAGTAACCACCAATCTCGGATAGAAACCTCTACCCTCAAATATCCTCGCGTTTCTATCCAGCCAGATGTGATATGCCACGTGAGCCCAT is a genomic window of Phoenix dactylifera cultivar Barhee BC4 unplaced genomic scaffold, palm_55x_up_171113_PBpolish2nd_filt_p 002524F, whole genome shotgun sequence containing:
- the LOC120109628 gene encoding uncharacterized protein LOC120109628, giving the protein MGHSTYPRDLGEEGVPIPADCEGCLGEEETTSHVLFTCPWARQVWGLVATRRQSFISTEAFLSQVRDSARRFDMADRGVVWAHVAYHIWLDRNARIFEGRGFYPRLVVTRAYAHAAELVSAAVDSSSGDDRDTWGAFSSPHRYAMIPLVSWAPPPPGSLKVNFDGSVAEGGSRCGVGFVIRDHDSRLIVAGGRRTFDGSVYVTELHATWEGLLYMLEYTWVPDGFF